The DNA segment aCTATAGTAGATAAAAGTTATACTAAGTACTAACAAAAACAATACTAACActagattatttttttcatccattaataaatgagaattgttttattatgtattttaatcaAAGTTCATTCTTTAATCATGACGTTGCACTTCCAAATGcaaaatcaaacacaaaatcTGATCATTTTAAAGTATCAGTTTTTTATagaagttttgttttgttttatttgtcaataaaaaaatgtaaaatttttaattatttttttattgtattggtaattattttcctatattttacacgataaatgttttttatttttaattcattattcatTAACTAATATCATAAAGAAAGGTATCTAAAGAGAAGTCAAACCGTATTATCATTTATCAGAAAGGtgaaacatgtatttttttataaaaaaaaaaaactggtgatgctctttctatttatttagaatttataattCATATTTACACGACCTCGCATAACCTTTTTTTcattgagattaaaaaaaaaaggaaagaaaaaaaaagtagaagaaaaagaaaaatctttgcAATTCCGATTCCGCAGACACGCCCACCCATGACCCAGTAAGTAACTGCTCTACTCGTTCAGAAAAGCCCAAACCCGGCCCATTCGGCATCGCTAACGGGCCGGGGCGATGACGCCACAGAAGACGACGTCGTCGAGGCCCGGAACGGCGAGAGCGACTTCGTCGACGACAAAGACCACCGACCTAGCGTCTCAAGCTCCGGCCTATAGTCCTCTTCAAATACTCGCTTCGGAACCTTCTTCCTCCGTTGCAGCCTCCTCAAAAACGGCGAAAAGAAACAACCAGACGACACGCTCTCGGCTTGGGCCAGAAGAGGCCGCTTGAACCGCCACCGATCAGACCGGTCCCTCGGAGTGGACCGGAAGGACCGGGACCGAGGCTCCGCCGGAGAAAGCAGGTAGGCACCCACCGGCGGCGGCGGCCTCAGCTTCAGCGACGGCGATTCCAGCTTCTGGTGGTGGAGCTTCTGTTGCACTATAGGGAGTCCTGGTTTTACCTCCCACTTAAAAGGAACTGCACCTGCCTTCTTAAATgaatcaccatcatcatcatccactCTTACTACACTCACTGCACCCATTCTTTTCAatgttattactattattattattctaatcTTTTTTCAAAACTAGGCAATGGtttgttttgtgtgtgtgtttcttgtgAGAACTTTGGTGTATTTAAATGGTGATGTGATGAGCGGTGATTATGTCCTGTGCCGGCGAAATCAAAGGCATGGATTAGTGGGGACTCAGTGGGACTTACGTATTCATTTTGACATGAGTAACTGACTTTGCTCCTGTCTTGAGTGGCTCCATTGGAGAAAAGTGAGACACATACCATGTGACTAAGCCTTGTGTACTGGACTTTTTGgtgtcaattttttaaaaattgaaacgtATTTTGAGAATTCTGATCATGGCCCTACATTTTGTGCTACATTTCTTCTCAGGATTTGAAAATGACTAGTGACCTTTCCTGTTTCAACGGACGTAAATTTCTCCAATTTTTGGTTATTGCTTTTGTCTTTTGTTTGCTCTAAGTCCCACCCAGTGCAACAATTGAACGTTCAAGGTTATGATTCTCGTTCTAGCTGCCTCGGTGAGTGGTAGTCAATTACTAATTGAAagtttgttattattgttgtatAACCAACAGGGTTGAGAGTAGTAGAAAGGTTATTCTTCTACAACGCGATGAATCAAAGTTGAAATCCCCATTGTAGAATGAGGATTGCCTAAATTTAGTATAGGAGTGTGTCAAGATTATATTCCAAAAGAGGATAGTTGTAGGGGGGGAAAtatcaaaatagaaaaataataataatttgcgTAAAATAAGATTCAAATTAGTAGACAATAAGGGTGCATTTTCATTGAGACAACTCAGACAAGTTGGACCATGTATAATCATTTTGATGTAGGCACCACTCACATTTGAAAGGGAAAAGGAAGTTGTATTTGGCGCCAATTGAGACCAGCTGAGTAAGACAAGGTCAGGTGGTAGGCCAACGATGTCCTTAATTGTAGGTTATGAGTACTAGTCTACTAGAAGAGGTAGAGGCTTAATGACTCAtaataacattaataaatacttttctTCATGTGGTAAAATAACATTGTACTAATGTATGTCGCTTTGAGCATTTACTGCTTCCAGAGCATAATAATATTCAGCGTGCTGACCCTGCAATTAATTAGTAGCTTCACAagtttctttgtttcttattCAGTCAACTTATTTTGATGTCAATGTCCTTTAATGCTTTTCATTATTATTCCTCCTCTTTGGTTTGTCTCCTCTACGTGCCAAACAGCATTTTGTGTCCGTGTATGAATTGTGAAGGGTGAGACTTGGGAGGTTACAAGCAATTGTTAAGAGGACTTTAGTTTATACACCCTCTGTGCTGTCATGCATTGCtccgtgtttttttttttctcatgatctggatgagttccGAATTTCAAATTATATACTATATAAATTGGGGGTGCATGTACTGTCACTACTGTGCACTCATGGCTGCAACATTATCTCTGATACTTGATATTTTCTGGTCATGGCTGCAACATTATCTTTGACTTGTGAAAGTGGAATGTGGCAAATATTTTAAACTCATAGTCATATACTATGTTTGTTGTCCTTCATTATGTGCAGAGGCAGGGAAGGAGCACCCAGATGTGTGTGTCACACATTATAACTGACTCCTCACCTTGAACTGCATGAGTTACTTGTCTGAATTCTATTAATTTGTCTTATTTATATTAACTACCTTGTGTTTGTGGGAGCACTCACTGAATTCTGTTATGTTTCCAAAtttgaagtttttatttttatcatggttAACAACTTTGAACTTGTTAgtcatctatatctatattAAAACTGTCCAGAAATTTGGACACATGTCATCATTTTATGCCAACTTTTTCATTTTGCATTTtgcaattatttattaaaaattgagttACTTGTTCATGACCTGCTTTGCACAGGTTACTTGTTCATGCATTGGAAAGGTTTTAAATTCAAGTAACCTATTCCGAACCAGTTGGAGCATGTTTACTGCTAAAAAAGGTTCTTTCTGAGTAGTCTCTGACTCTGAAAGTGAATATGAGATATGGCAATGCTCGCTCCTTAGGCATCTGGTTTGTTTCCTTAAGGAAGCAAACATGGGTATACTTTCAGGGATAAGCCATGAGCCCATGACTATTTTTAACGTGGCATTTATTTTAAATCCAACGGCAAAGTTGTCTATACCTCAATTGAATGAATATCCCATCGATCTTGTTTTTGCAAAGCAGTAGCTCTAGCAGGGGTTCATATAGTTTCACCACGGGAAGCTTTTCATGCTGCTTGTTGTCTGTTACAATTTccattctctcttttttcagtACGAGCTGTGATAAGTGATGGATCTATTTTGCATTCAATCTATTATTTTGAACTTGCAGAATCTTGAGCTGCTTTGGATGTTGTGAATAATAACATCAAGCAATACTTAAACCATGTAGCTGGAGATGCAGATCAGTCTTCAGTTTGTGCCAGTTAGGACGGCAAAATGCAGGTTCTATTAGTTTATGAAACTAAATTGTTGCTAGGCTATTtagttatttacttattttcgtAGACCTCATTGAGTTTTCAGATTTCTCAACACTCTTTAACTTGCATCAACTTCTAGTGTAATGCAAAGTGTTttgtgaaggaaaaaaaaaattgatgaaaaaaggTCACCAGATATTTGAACTACAGTAAAACTAAATGCAACAGATATACAAAGAGCTCAAACAAGCAACGATACAAATGGTACATCgggattttaattaattccatTGCCATTAGttagaaaaacaattattatataatagaaTTATTACTAATGGGCATTTCCTGTCAAtaacatgataataaaaaaacattactaATGGACACGGTTACAGGAAAAGAAAAGGCTTAAAGATATTATGAGAAAAAAGGTGACTAATAAACGTTAAAAAAGAACAGCAGTTATTCAATTGTAGAAAGAATAATTTCAATTAGGAACTTTGGAGTTCAGAGTATTGGAagttattattgaattttttaaataaaaggagTAGAATAGTATTGATAATGATATTGAGTAGTTTTTGCACCAAATATTTTTTAGCATCCTATTAATCAGCTGTCATGATTATTCCTGTCACAAATTTTCTATTCTCTATTAACTAGACGTGATAAGATGAACgcatactattttttatttacaccaaatttagattaaaaaccAAACGAAATGAATTGCAGCTgaatttagattaaaaagtTGCATTGAATTCGTTCGGGATGAAACAACGGAATTGAGATGAAAGGAGTGCTTAACTGCTTTATATGAGTGCAAAAACAGTAAAATTGTTCGTTCCGTTATATACTCTTCACTTAATCCGAAGAAGCGTCAATTTTGTACGCAGGAATGTCCTATGCCAGTTATCCAATTGCTTGCTACGGGGCCATTTACTTGAGTACAATTACCCAAGCTGGATGAATCCTTCAAAATCCACTTCTACATAAAGCAAGTTAAAAACGTAATCAAATCTGATTTTGTGATACAGAATTACACgtgattctttttctttacATTTATCCAATATCTAACATTCGTAAGCAAATGCTTCTGGCAAGCTGTGAAAAGCTTTAATCGTATTGCTGACCGCATCAAGAAGTTGCAAGTATTCATCAGCACCGTCAACTAAGCACTGCAACCCCATAAGGAATAAGTGAGAATTGTACCCGAAATAGGCAAATGCATTTCAGTAATTTTTGAAGCTCCAACTAGTTAAAATACCAGAAGAAACAAATGGGTGGGTGTGTgtgttgggggggggggttaagaGCACCTTATCAGCTTCACCCAGCTTCTTTGATATTCTTGCTTTCTGTTCATCAGATAAGTCATTTTCTTCAACAATGGCCTCAAATaactagaaaaaaataaagaaaatctcAAAACAGTAATATAGTTGAAGTCTTAATGAAACAGGTCCAGTAAAACAAAATCAAGACCTGAGTAAGCATCTGAGAAGCTGGATATCCCTCTGCAATGAAATTGTTGACTTCCTTGTTTGCCAAATCAAAATTACCACTTTTGCAAGCTTTAAGAAGTGCCTCC comes from the Glycine soja cultivar W05 chromosome 6, ASM419377v2, whole genome shotgun sequence genome and includes:
- the LOC114415438 gene encoding uncharacterized protein LOC114415438 — its product is MGAVSVVRVDDDDGDSFKKAGAVPFKWEVKPGLPIVQQKLHHQKLESPSLKLRPPPPVGAYLLSPAEPRSRSFRSTPRDRSDRWRFKRPLLAQAESVSSGCFFSPFLRRLQRRKKVPKRVFEEDYRPELETLGRWSLSSTKSLSPFRASTTSSSVASSPRPVSDAEWAGFGLF